A window of the Gossypium arboreum isolate Shixiya-1 chromosome 2, ASM2569848v2, whole genome shotgun sequence genome harbors these coding sequences:
- the LOC108464314 gene encoding uncharacterized protein LOC108464314 isoform X2 gives MQDCLIHIFSILGRQFVVIGIVRNFVKDMSTVPVRRVSRQDILLVQNLIERCLQLYMTQKEVVETLLAQAKIEPGFTELVWQKLEEENREFFQAYYLRLMVKQQIMEFNELLEQQVQLMHQIHPSGVSSISNLNGPHLSQMPQNCAPENTGKARKQESLQHLMGSSLPNVFSNSSSSLYIGTHASIELPTHASRIHAPSAMLSTQNSNMGLMQEINGKMLKSAAGFSRSSAYMFGAESSLLETRPTIGDTAFNSAEPSTQSLNEPLPDADISSFGLLGQISLNFNLSDLTADFSPSSGILESYPRSLFLGTDNENFLDSHEREHQGENKRLDTISEGLSFDGYRNK, from the exons ATGCAAGATTGTCTGATTCACATTTTCAGTATCTTGGGAAGACAATTTGTAGTTATCGGTATAGTTAGAAACTTTGTAAAAGATATGTCGACTGTACCAGTAAGAAGGGTTTCTCGTCAAGATATACTGTTG GTTCAAAACCTTATAGAAAGATGCCTTCAACTCTACATGACGCAGAAGGAAGTTGTGGAAACTCTGCTGGCTCAGGCCAAAATTGAGCCTGGTTTTACTGAACTTG TTTGGCAAAAGCTTGAAGAAGAGAATCGAGAATTCTTCCAGGCTTATTATCTCAGACTGATGGTAAAGCAACAAATAATGGAATTCAACGAGCTACTTGAGCAACAGGTGCAACTCATGCATCAGATTCATCCATCTGGAGTTTCCTCAATCTCTAATTTGAATGGACCACATTTGTCACAGA TGCCCCAGAACTGTGCGCCAGAGAACACAGGAAAAGCTCGGAAGCAGGAGAGCTTGCAGCATCTCATGGGATCTAGTTTGCCTAATGTATTCAGTAATAGTAGTTCATCTTTGTACATTGGGACACATGCTAGTATTGAGCTTCCTACCCATGCCAGCAGGATTCATGCACCATCAGCCATGCTTTCAACTCAGAATTCAAATATGGGTTTGATGCAAGAAATAAATGGGAAGATGCTAAAATCAGCAGCTGGTTTTTCACGCAGTTCTGCTTACATGTTTGGTGCTGAGAGCAGTCTTCTAGAGACACGTCCAACAATTGGGGATACAGCTTTCAATAGTGCAGAACCAAGCACACAATCACTAAATGAACCACTTCCGGATGCTGACATTTCTTCATTTGGACTTTTAGGCCAGATCTCTCTCAATTTCAATCTTTCAGATCTCACAGCTGACTTTTCTCCGAGTTCAG GTATACTGGAAAGCTACCCCCGATCACTCTTTTTAGGAACAGATAATGaaaatttcttggattctcatGAAAGAGAACATCAAG GAGAGAACAAAAGGTTGGACACCATATCAGAGGGATTAAGCTTTGATGGTTATAGAAATAAGTAG
- the LOC108464314 gene encoding uncharacterized protein LOC108464314 isoform X1 gives MQDCLIHIFSILGRQFVVIGIVRNFVKDMSTVPVRRVSRQDILLVQNLIERCLQLYMTQKEVVETLLAQAKIEPGFTELVWQKLEEENREFFQAYYLRLMVKQQIMEFNELLEQQVQLMHQIHPSGVSSISNLNGPHLSQMPQNCAPENTGKARKQESLQHLMGSSLPNVFSNSSSSLYIGTHASIELPTHASRIHAPSAMLSTQNSNMGLMQEINGKMLKSAAGFSRSSAYMFGAESSLLETRPTIGDTAFNSAEPSTQSLNEPLPDADISSFGLLGQISLNFNLSDLTADFSPSSGILESYPRSLFLGTDNENFLDSHEREHQGPTAALGKQRFVYNILEAENFNSFGL, from the exons ATGCAAGATTGTCTGATTCACATTTTCAGTATCTTGGGAAGACAATTTGTAGTTATCGGTATAGTTAGAAACTTTGTAAAAGATATGTCGACTGTACCAGTAAGAAGGGTTTCTCGTCAAGATATACTGTTG GTTCAAAACCTTATAGAAAGATGCCTTCAACTCTACATGACGCAGAAGGAAGTTGTGGAAACTCTGCTGGCTCAGGCCAAAATTGAGCCTGGTTTTACTGAACTTG TTTGGCAAAAGCTTGAAGAAGAGAATCGAGAATTCTTCCAGGCTTATTATCTCAGACTGATGGTAAAGCAACAAATAATGGAATTCAACGAGCTACTTGAGCAACAGGTGCAACTCATGCATCAGATTCATCCATCTGGAGTTTCCTCAATCTCTAATTTGAATGGACCACATTTGTCACAGA TGCCCCAGAACTGTGCGCCAGAGAACACAGGAAAAGCTCGGAAGCAGGAGAGCTTGCAGCATCTCATGGGATCTAGTTTGCCTAATGTATTCAGTAATAGTAGTTCATCTTTGTACATTGGGACACATGCTAGTATTGAGCTTCCTACCCATGCCAGCAGGATTCATGCACCATCAGCCATGCTTTCAACTCAGAATTCAAATATGGGTTTGATGCAAGAAATAAATGGGAAGATGCTAAAATCAGCAGCTGGTTTTTCACGCAGTTCTGCTTACATGTTTGGTGCTGAGAGCAGTCTTCTAGAGACACGTCCAACAATTGGGGATACAGCTTTCAATAGTGCAGAACCAAGCACACAATCACTAAATGAACCACTTCCGGATGCTGACATTTCTTCATTTGGACTTTTAGGCCAGATCTCTCTCAATTTCAATCTTTCAGATCTCACAGCTGACTTTTCTCCGAGTTCAG GTATACTGGAAAGCTACCCCCGATCACTCTTTTTAGGAACAGATAATGaaaatttcttggattctcatGAAAGAGAACATCAAG GTCCAACTGCTGCTCTAGGCAAACAAAGGTTTGTATATAACATTTTGGAAGCTGAAAATTTCAACTCCTTTGGTTTATAG
- the LOC108464314 gene encoding uncharacterized protein LOC108464314 isoform X3, whose translation MEKQTNKSLVQNLIERCLQLYMTQKEVVETLLAQAKIEPGFTELVWQKLEEENREFFQAYYLRLMVKQQIMEFNELLEQQVQLMHQIHPSGVSSISNLNGPHLSQMPQNCAPENTGKARKQESLQHLMGSSLPNVFSNSSSSLYIGTHASIELPTHASRIHAPSAMLSTQNSNMGLMQEINGKMLKSAAGFSRSSAYMFGAESSLLETRPTIGDTAFNSAEPSTQSLNEPLPDADISSFGLLGQISLNFNLSDLTADFSPSSGILESYPRSLFLGTDNENFLDSHEREHQGPTAALGKQRFVYNILEAENFNSFGL comes from the exons ATGGAAAAACAGACAAACAAATCCTTG GTTCAAAACCTTATAGAAAGATGCCTTCAACTCTACATGACGCAGAAGGAAGTTGTGGAAACTCTGCTGGCTCAGGCCAAAATTGAGCCTGGTTTTACTGAACTTG TTTGGCAAAAGCTTGAAGAAGAGAATCGAGAATTCTTCCAGGCTTATTATCTCAGACTGATGGTAAAGCAACAAATAATGGAATTCAACGAGCTACTTGAGCAACAGGTGCAACTCATGCATCAGATTCATCCATCTGGAGTTTCCTCAATCTCTAATTTGAATGGACCACATTTGTCACAGA TGCCCCAGAACTGTGCGCCAGAGAACACAGGAAAAGCTCGGAAGCAGGAGAGCTTGCAGCATCTCATGGGATCTAGTTTGCCTAATGTATTCAGTAATAGTAGTTCATCTTTGTACATTGGGACACATGCTAGTATTGAGCTTCCTACCCATGCCAGCAGGATTCATGCACCATCAGCCATGCTTTCAACTCAGAATTCAAATATGGGTTTGATGCAAGAAATAAATGGGAAGATGCTAAAATCAGCAGCTGGTTTTTCACGCAGTTCTGCTTACATGTTTGGTGCTGAGAGCAGTCTTCTAGAGACACGTCCAACAATTGGGGATACAGCTTTCAATAGTGCAGAACCAAGCACACAATCACTAAATGAACCACTTCCGGATGCTGACATTTCTTCATTTGGACTTTTAGGCCAGATCTCTCTCAATTTCAATCTTTCAGATCTCACAGCTGACTTTTCTCCGAGTTCAG GTATACTGGAAAGCTACCCCCGATCACTCTTTTTAGGAACAGATAATGaaaatttcttggattctcatGAAAGAGAACATCAAG GTCCAACTGCTGCTCTAGGCAAACAAAGGTTTGTATATAACATTTTGGAAGCTGAAAATTTCAACTCCTTTGGTTTATAG